In Apis cerana isolate GH-2021 linkage group LG6, AcerK_1.0, whole genome shotgun sequence, the following are encoded in one genomic region:
- the LOC107999169 gene encoding homeobox protein cut isoform X2 — translation MQASAEANSLDIQAMQSMDWLFKKERIYLLAQFWQQRATLAEKEVSALKEQLAAANEGNSKTEGHKLSQTPQGSDQQQVHDASNPRRTPNTNLEQELQAKDKEIGQLVEEVSRLQQSLQRLQETSAQATARLEEELEARRQHINRLESKLERQRDYDDLKREINALRSVDLSQIPTGEPGKSLEHLLMERSKALQQTESLKPSNTPDALGGLSSPLQRASTASPHGVGGVPPSSHVSSQQPPPPPPAAVSLPPRSTPTPSSATSTTSSLLFPPPLQNVETFGSFLGEEIVANWRRTLERSIMNQQQQQQQSNPLSQLSQQQLQQAQPLIGLHPPTAAASSGLNHLPSPTDPSSSSNTPAKSNTPLGTTPLSCLDAEKAPTPVSGHETPAPPTPSSTTALTSPPSFQPPTSIIETTTPSAASVNGATLTPAVLPPAPPPKSPPDQESCHNNNNNNNSHHLANNNNNNNNNNNNNNNNNIGGLSVLDTLKSPFRFDDRTHPFRFSDEFGPTGMPVRLGESLIPKGDPMEARLQDMLRYNMDKYASQNLDTLHIARKVRELLSIHNIGQRLFAKYILGLSQGTVSELLSKPKPWDKLTEKGRDSYRKMHGWACDENAVMLLKSLIPKKGKEQGMPAFARGPQEGGPPEMSDERLAHILSESGHLQMRSEHEVSNDADSKSPNRIGCPSPFNKERLDSQNRRLKKYENDDIPQEQVVRIYQEELAKIMGRKVEDTRGPREFSSSGAMFTHFFSGTQEDFRLALGAYHREMQKLNATPGQSPSLSGLPGLAGLPGLLALQQQALQQHHLATNGGGVQDLSLGKVQDPRGKMINGVTEEEKEKMEEAMRHAGSAFSLVRPKQEASTAPQSTPGGSSASSPLGNSILPPAMTPSEEFSGAAAASPLQRMASITNSLISQPSTPTHHTANQRPLKAVLPPITQQQFDLYNNLNTEDIVKRVKEQLSQYSISQRLFGESVLGLSQGSVSDLLARPKPWHMLTQKGREPFIRMKMFLEDDNAVHKLVASQYKIAPEKLMRTGGYGGLPRKFNSACGTPMKPMPPTKLVQEQLQNAAKAQAAAQAAAQAAAQHQQESQAAAMQLGPPQQSPQHPQHPQPPPPMMLTPPGPHHPHAQLSMQELQKKQQQQQQQQMNLHSPHHQMTPSPLRGLHPHISPSVYEMAALTQDLDTQTITTKIKEALLANNIGQKIFGEAVLGLSQGSVSELLSKPKPWHMLSIKGREPFIRMQLWLSDAHNVDRLQALKNERREANKRRRSSGPGHDNSSDTSSNDTAEFYHAASPGPGPASAKKQRVLFSEEQKEALRLAFALDPYPNVATIEFLAGELALSSRTITNWFHNHRMRLKQQTPHGQPEPSQSPREPGQPFDPVQFRVLLNQRLFEIQKERLGLGNVPLPYTPYFNPNLAALVGNALKEQCSGLDLSMNALKREPNQEFEDEDAEDAMSNLGSEDSEGSAGSIKREPAETPTAPTTVRSNRRKPAAPQWVNPEWQEPTRGAGDEVIINGVCVMQTDDYGVKREAEETIRVEPTPVQDRYEEDAQSDVSSVSGNNGQDRDSPLPSPKSGQNSPVASPRPPSTHQSAHQSTEGSPKESVVKHEPEETWDY, via the exons aTCGGTCAATTGGTGGAGGAAGTGTCCAGGTTACAGCAGAGCCTGCAGCGTCTCCAAGAGACGAGCGCACAGGCGACCGCTCGGCTCGAGGAGGAACTGGAGGCGCGCAGACAGCACATCAACAGACTGGAGAGCAAACTGGAGCGGCAGAGGGACTACGACGACCTGAAACGCGAGATAAACGCGCTAAGGTCGGTCGATCTCTCCCAGATACCAACCGGTGAACCTGGCAAGAGCTTGGAGCACCTTCTAATGGAACGCTCGAAGGCGCTTCAACAGACCGAGAGCTTGAAGCCATCCAACACCCCGGACGCGCTCG GTGGGCTATCGTCACCCCTGCAGCGCGCCTCTACCGCCTCGCCCCACGGGGTCGGGGGTGTGCCGCCTTCGTCCCACGTGTCCTCCCAGCAACCACCGCCGCCACCCCCAGCAGCAGTCTCCCTCCCCCCGCGCTCCACCCCCACGCCATCCTCGGCCACCTCGACCACGTCCAGCCtcctcttcccccctcccctgcaAAACGTCGAGACGTTCGGCTCGTTCCTCGGCGAAGAGATCGTCGCCAACTGGAGGCGGACGTTGGAGAGGTCCATCATGAAccaacagcagcaacaacaacaatcgaACCCGCTGAGTCAGCTGTCGCAGCAACAGTTGCAGCAAGCCCAACCGCTCATCGGCCTGCACCCGCCCACGGCCGCCGCGAGCAGCGGCCTCAACCATCTTCCATCGCCCACCGATCCCTCGTCCAGCTCCAACACCCCCGCCAAATCGAACACCCCCCTAGGAACGACCCCGCTCAGTTGCCTCGACGCGGAGAAAGCGCCGACGCCCGTCTCGGGCCACGAGACCCCGGCGCCCCCGACGCCATCCTCCACGACAGCGTTAACGTCGCCCCCCAGCTTTCAACCGCCGACCTCCATCATCGAGACCACCACCCCCTCCGCCGCCTCCGTCAACGGCGCGACCCTCACGCCCGCCGTCCTACCCCCAGCGCCGCCCCCCAAGAGCCCGCCCGACCAGGAATCTTgccacaacaacaacaacaacaacaacagtcATCATCTGgccaacaataataacaacaacaacaataacaacaacaacaacaataacaacaacataGGGGGGTTGAGCGTGCTGGACACGCTGAAGAGCCCGTTCCGGTTCGACGATAGAACGCATCCGTTTCGATTCAGCGACGAGTTCGGGCCGACGGGGATGCCTGTGAGACTGGGCGAGTCCCTGATCCCGAAGGGGGATCCGATGGAGGCGAGGCTGCAAGACATGCTTCGGTACAACATGGACAAGTACGCGTCGCAGAATCTGGACACGTTGCACATAGCGAGGAAGGTGAGGGAGCTGTTGTCGATACACAACATCGGGCAGAGGTTGTTCGCCAAGTACATACTGGGGCTGAGCCAGGGGACGGTGAGCGAGTTGCTGAGCAAACCGAAGCCGTGGGACAAATTGACGGAGAAGGGGCGAGACAGCTACAGGAAGATGCACGGGTGGGCGTGCGACGAAAACGCTGTAATGCTGCTTAAATCTCTGATACCGAAGAAAG GCAAGGAGCAGGGAATGCCAGCGTTCGCGCGTGGCCCACAGGAAGGTGGCCCACCTGAGATGAGTGACGAGAGGTTGGCGCACATTCTCTCTGAATCGGGCCACTTACAAATGAGAAGTGAGCACGAGGTGTCGAACGACGCGGACAGCAAAAGTCCGAATAGAATCGGTTGTCCGAGCCCGTTTAACAAAGAGAGGCTCGACAGTCAAAATAGGAGACTGAAGAAATACGAGAACGACGACATTCCGCAAGAGCAGGTAGTCAGGATTTATCAGGAGGAGCTGGCCAAAATAATGGGGAGAAAGGTGGAGGATACGCGTGGACCCAGAGAGTTTTCTTCCAG TGGCGCTATGTTCACGCACTTTTTCAGCGGCACGCAGGAGGATTTCCGGCTGGCACTTGGCGCGTACCACCGTGAAATGCAGAAACTGAACGCGACACCGGGTCAGAGCCCTTCGCTGAGCGGACTGCCGGGATTGGCCGGGCTGCCCGGCCTGTTGGCGCTTCAGCAGCAAGCGCTTCAGCAGCACCACCTCGCGACGAACGGCGGCGGCGTCCAAGATCTGAGCCTGGGCAAGGTGCAAGACCCGAGGGGCAAGATGATAAACGGCGTcacggaggaggagaaagagaagatgGAGGAAGCGATGAGACACGCGGGTAGCGCTTTCTCGTTGGTGAGGCCGAAACAGGAAGCTTCCACGGCGCCACAGTCGACGCCAGGTGGATCCAGCGCGAGTTCGCCGCTCGGCAACTCGATACTCCCGCCAGCGATGACACCTAGCGAGGAGTTCTCGGGTGCAGCGGCGGCTAGCCCTCTTCAGAGGATGGCCTCCATCACGAATAGTCTGATCAGTCAACCGTCCACGCCCACTCACCACACGGCCAACCAGAGGCCGCTGAAAGCGGTACTTCCACCCATCACTCAACAACAGTTCGACCTGTACAATAACTTGAACACGGAGGATATAGTTAAGAGA GTGAAGGAACAGTTGTCTCAGTATTCCATCTCCCAACGCTTGTTCGGCGAATCCGTGCTGGGCTTGTCCCAAGGATCCGTTTCCGACCTGTTGGCGCGTCCCAAGCCGTGGCACATGCTGACGCAGAAGGGCCGCGAGCCGTTCATCAGGATGAAGATGTTCCTCGAGGACGACAACGCGGTTCACAAATTGGTGGCAAGCCAGTACAAGATCGCCCCTGAGAAGCTGATGAGGACCGGCGGCTACGGTGGCCTGCCTCGTAAGTTTAACTCAG CGTGCGGAACACCGATGAAGCCCATGCCTCCCACGAAACTGGTCCAGGAGCAGCTTCAAAATGCGGCGAAGGCGCAGGCGGCGGCGCAAGCGGCTGCCCAGGCGGCGGCTCAGCACCAGCAGGAGAGCCAGGCAGCGGCGATGCAGCTCGGCCCCCCTCAGCAGAGTCCCCAGCACCCTCAGCACCCTCAACCGCCACCGCCGATGATGCTGACCCCGCCAGGCCCCCACCATCCCCACGCCCAGCTCAGCATGCAGGAGCTGCAGAAgaagcagcagcagcagcagcagcagcagatGAACCTGCACTCCCCCCACCACCAGATGACGCCCTCGCCCCTCCGCGGCCTCCACCCCCACATCTCGCCCAGCGTGTACGAGATGGCGGCGCTGACCCAGGACCTGGACACGCAGACGATCACGACCAAGATCAAGGAGGCGTTGCTCGCCAACAACATCGGGCAGAAGATATTCGGCGAGGCCGTGCTCGGGTTGTCGCAGGGCTCCGTGAGCGAGTTGCTGAGCAAGCCGAAGCCGTGGCACATGCTGAGCATAAAGGGACGGGAACCGTTCATCAGGATGCAATTATGGTTATCCGACGCTCACAACGTCGACCGGTTACAGGCGCTGAAGAACGAGCGCAGGGAGGCGAACAAGAGGCGGCGCAGCAGCGGCCCGGGCCACGACAACAGCTCGGACACGTCGAGCAACGACACGGCCGAGTTCTACCACGCGGCGTCGCCCGGCCCGGGGCCGGCCTCCGCCAAGAAGCAGCGGGTCCTCTTCTCCGAGGAGCAAAAGGAGGCCCTCAGGCTGGCGTTCGCCCTCGACCCCTACCCCAACGTGGCGACGATCGAGTTCCTCGCCGGCGAGCTCGCCCTCTCCTCCAGGACGATAACCAACTGGTTTCACAACCATCGGATGAGACTGAAACAGCAGACGCCCCACGGCCAGCCGGAGCCCAGCCAGTCGCCGAGGGAGCCCGGCCAGCCGTTCGACCCTGTCCAGTTCAGAGTATTATTAAACCAAAGACTGTTCGAGATCCAGAAGGAGAGGCTGGGCCTGGGCAACGTCCCCCTACCCTACACCCCCTACTTCAACCCCAACCTGGCCGCCTTGGTGGGGAACGCGCTGAAGGAGCAGTGCTCGGGCCTCGACCTGTCCATGAACGCTTTGAAGAGGGAGCCGAACCAAGAGTTCGAGGACGAGGATGCGGAGGACGCGATGAGCAACCTCGGCAGCGAGGACTCGGAGGGGTCGGCGGGCAGCATAAAGCGGGAGCCGGCGGAGACGCCCACCGCGCCCACCACGGTCAGATCGAACAGGAGGAAACCTGCGGCGCCCCAGTGGGTGAACCCCGAGTGGCAGGAGCCGACCAGGGGGGCGGGGGACGAGGTGATCATAAACGGTGTCTGCGTGATGCAAACCGACGACTACGGGGTGAAGAGGGAGGCGGAGGAGACGATCAGGGTGGAGCCCACCCCTGTCCAGGACAGATACGAGGAGGACGCGCAGAGCGACGTGTCCTCCGTCTCGGGAAACAACGGCCAGGACCGGGACAGCCCTTTGCCGAGCCCCAAGTCCGGCCAGAACAGCCCGGTCGCGTCGCCCAGGCCGCCCTCCACGCACCAGTCCGCGCACCAGTCCACCGAGGGCAGCCCCAAGGAGAGCGTGGTGAAACACGAGCCGGAAGAAACGTGGGATTATTAA
- the LOC107999169 gene encoding homeobox protein cut isoform X6: protein MQASAEANSLDIQAMQSMDWLFKKERIYLLAQFWQQRATLAEKEVSALKEQLAAANEGNSKTEGHKLSQTPQGSDQQQVHDASNPRRTPNTNLEQELQAKDKEIGQLVEEVSRLQQSLQRLQETSAQATARLEEELEARRQHINRLESKLERQRDYDDLKREINALRSVDLSQIPTGEPGKSLEHLLMERSKALQQTESLKPSNTPDALGGLSSPLQRASTASPHGVGGVPPSSHVSSQQPPPPPPAAVSLPPRSTPTPSSATSTTSSLLFPPPLQNVETFGSFLGEEIVANWRRTLERSIMNQQQQQQQSNPLSQLSQQQLQQAQPLIGLHPPTAAASSGLNHLPSPTDPSSSSNTPAKSNTPLGTTPLSCLDAEKAPTPVSGHETPAPPTPSSTTALTSPPSFQPPTSIIETTTPSAASVNGATLTPAVLPPAPPPKSPPDQESCHNNNNNNNSHHLANNNNNNNNNNNNNNNNNIGGLSVLDTLKSPFRFDDRTHPFRFSDEFGPTGMPVRLGESLIPKGDPMEARLQDMLRYNMDKYASQNLDTLHIARKVRELLSIHNIGQRLFAKYILGLSQGTVSELLSKPKPWDKLTEKGRDSYRKMHGWACDENAVMLLKSLIPKKGKEQGMPAFARGPQEGGPPEMSDERLAHILSESGHLQMRSEHEVSNDADSKSPNRIGCPSPFNKERLDSQNRRLKKYENDDIPQEQVVRIYQEELAKIMGRKVEDTRGPREFSSSGTQEDFRLALGAYHREMQKLNATPGQSPSLSGLPGLAGLPGLLALQQQALQQHHLATNGGGVQDLSLGKVQDPRGKMINGVTEEEKEKMEEAMRHAGSAFSLVRPKQEASTAPQSTPGGSSASSPLGNSILPPAMTPSEEFSGAAAASPLQRMASITNSLISQPSTPTHHTANQRPLKAVLPPITQQQFDLYNNLNTEDIVKRVKEQLSQYSISQRLFGESVLGLSQGSVSDLLARPKPWHMLTQKGREPFIRMKMFLEDDNAVHKLVASQYKIAPEKLMRTGGYGGLPRKFNSACGTPMKPMPPTKLVQEQLQNAAKAQAAAQAAAQAAAQHQQESQAAAMQLGPPQQSPQHPQHPQPPPPMMLTPPGPHHPHAQLSMQELQKKQQQQQQQQMNLHSPHHQMTPSPLRGLHPHISPSVYEMAALTQDLDTQTITTKIKEALLANNIGQKIFGEAVLGLSQGSVSELLSKPKPWHMLSIKGREPFIRMQLWLSDAHNVDRLQALKNERREANKRRRSSGPGHDNSSDTSSNDTAEFYHAASPGPGPASAKKQRVLFSEEQKEALRLAFALDPYPNVATIEFLAGELALSSRTITNWFHNHRMRLKQQTPHGQPEPSQSPREPGQPFDPVQFRVLLNQRLFEIQKERLGLGNVPLPYTPYFNPNLAALVGNALKEQCSGLDLSMNALKREPNQEFEDEDAEDAMSNLGSEDSEGSAGSIKREPAETPTAPTTVRSNRRKPAAPQWVNPEWQEPTRGAGDEVIINGVCVMQTDDYGVKREAEETIRVEPTPVQDRYEEDAQSDVSSVSGNNGQDRDSPLPSPKSGQNSPVASPRPPSTHQSAHQSTEGSPKESVVKHEPEETWDY, encoded by the exons aTCGGTCAATTGGTGGAGGAAGTGTCCAGGTTACAGCAGAGCCTGCAGCGTCTCCAAGAGACGAGCGCACAGGCGACCGCTCGGCTCGAGGAGGAACTGGAGGCGCGCAGACAGCACATCAACAGACTGGAGAGCAAACTGGAGCGGCAGAGGGACTACGACGACCTGAAACGCGAGATAAACGCGCTAAGGTCGGTCGATCTCTCCCAGATACCAACCGGTGAACCTGGCAAGAGCTTGGAGCACCTTCTAATGGAACGCTCGAAGGCGCTTCAACAGACCGAGAGCTTGAAGCCATCCAACACCCCGGACGCGCTCG GTGGGCTATCGTCACCCCTGCAGCGCGCCTCTACCGCCTCGCCCCACGGGGTCGGGGGTGTGCCGCCTTCGTCCCACGTGTCCTCCCAGCAACCACCGCCGCCACCCCCAGCAGCAGTCTCCCTCCCCCCGCGCTCCACCCCCACGCCATCCTCGGCCACCTCGACCACGTCCAGCCtcctcttcccccctcccctgcaAAACGTCGAGACGTTCGGCTCGTTCCTCGGCGAAGAGATCGTCGCCAACTGGAGGCGGACGTTGGAGAGGTCCATCATGAAccaacagcagcaacaacaacaatcgaACCCGCTGAGTCAGCTGTCGCAGCAACAGTTGCAGCAAGCCCAACCGCTCATCGGCCTGCACCCGCCCACGGCCGCCGCGAGCAGCGGCCTCAACCATCTTCCATCGCCCACCGATCCCTCGTCCAGCTCCAACACCCCCGCCAAATCGAACACCCCCCTAGGAACGACCCCGCTCAGTTGCCTCGACGCGGAGAAAGCGCCGACGCCCGTCTCGGGCCACGAGACCCCGGCGCCCCCGACGCCATCCTCCACGACAGCGTTAACGTCGCCCCCCAGCTTTCAACCGCCGACCTCCATCATCGAGACCACCACCCCCTCCGCCGCCTCCGTCAACGGCGCGACCCTCACGCCCGCCGTCCTACCCCCAGCGCCGCCCCCCAAGAGCCCGCCCGACCAGGAATCTTgccacaacaacaacaacaacaacaacagtcATCATCTGgccaacaataataacaacaacaacaataacaacaacaacaacaataacaacaacataGGGGGGTTGAGCGTGCTGGACACGCTGAAGAGCCCGTTCCGGTTCGACGATAGAACGCATCCGTTTCGATTCAGCGACGAGTTCGGGCCGACGGGGATGCCTGTGAGACTGGGCGAGTCCCTGATCCCGAAGGGGGATCCGATGGAGGCGAGGCTGCAAGACATGCTTCGGTACAACATGGACAAGTACGCGTCGCAGAATCTGGACACGTTGCACATAGCGAGGAAGGTGAGGGAGCTGTTGTCGATACACAACATCGGGCAGAGGTTGTTCGCCAAGTACATACTGGGGCTGAGCCAGGGGACGGTGAGCGAGTTGCTGAGCAAACCGAAGCCGTGGGACAAATTGACGGAGAAGGGGCGAGACAGCTACAGGAAGATGCACGGGTGGGCGTGCGACGAAAACGCTGTAATGCTGCTTAAATCTCTGATACCGAAGAAAG GCAAGGAGCAGGGAATGCCAGCGTTCGCGCGTGGCCCACAGGAAGGTGGCCCACCTGAGATGAGTGACGAGAGGTTGGCGCACATTCTCTCTGAATCGGGCCACTTACAAATGAGAAGTGAGCACGAGGTGTCGAACGACGCGGACAGCAAAAGTCCGAATAGAATCGGTTGTCCGAGCCCGTTTAACAAAGAGAGGCTCGACAGTCAAAATAGGAGACTGAAGAAATACGAGAACGACGACATTCCGCAAGAGCAGGTAGTCAGGATTTATCAGGAGGAGCTGGCCAAAATAATGGGGAGAAAGGTGGAGGATACGCGTGGACCCAGAGAGTTTTCTTCCAG CGGCACGCAGGAGGATTTCCGGCTGGCACTTGGCGCGTACCACCGTGAAATGCAGAAACTGAACGCGACACCGGGTCAGAGCCCTTCGCTGAGCGGACTGCCGGGATTGGCCGGGCTGCCCGGCCTGTTGGCGCTTCAGCAGCAAGCGCTTCAGCAGCACCACCTCGCGACGAACGGCGGCGGCGTCCAAGATCTGAGCCTGGGCAAGGTGCAAGACCCGAGGGGCAAGATGATAAACGGCGTcacggaggaggagaaagagaagatgGAGGAAGCGATGAGACACGCGGGTAGCGCTTTCTCGTTGGTGAGGCCGAAACAGGAAGCTTCCACGGCGCCACAGTCGACGCCAGGTGGATCCAGCGCGAGTTCGCCGCTCGGCAACTCGATACTCCCGCCAGCGATGACACCTAGCGAGGAGTTCTCGGGTGCAGCGGCGGCTAGCCCTCTTCAGAGGATGGCCTCCATCACGAATAGTCTGATCAGTCAACCGTCCACGCCCACTCACCACACGGCCAACCAGAGGCCGCTGAAAGCGGTACTTCCACCCATCACTCAACAACAGTTCGACCTGTACAATAACTTGAACACGGAGGATATAGTTAAGAGA GTGAAGGAACAGTTGTCTCAGTATTCCATCTCCCAACGCTTGTTCGGCGAATCCGTGCTGGGCTTGTCCCAAGGATCCGTTTCCGACCTGTTGGCGCGTCCCAAGCCGTGGCACATGCTGACGCAGAAGGGCCGCGAGCCGTTCATCAGGATGAAGATGTTCCTCGAGGACGACAACGCGGTTCACAAATTGGTGGCAAGCCAGTACAAGATCGCCCCTGAGAAGCTGATGAGGACCGGCGGCTACGGTGGCCTGCCTCGTAAGTTTAACTCAG CGTGCGGAACACCGATGAAGCCCATGCCTCCCACGAAACTGGTCCAGGAGCAGCTTCAAAATGCGGCGAAGGCGCAGGCGGCGGCGCAAGCGGCTGCCCAGGCGGCGGCTCAGCACCAGCAGGAGAGCCAGGCAGCGGCGATGCAGCTCGGCCCCCCTCAGCAGAGTCCCCAGCACCCTCAGCACCCTCAACCGCCACCGCCGATGATGCTGACCCCGCCAGGCCCCCACCATCCCCACGCCCAGCTCAGCATGCAGGAGCTGCAGAAgaagcagcagcagcagcagcagcagcagatGAACCTGCACTCCCCCCACCACCAGATGACGCCCTCGCCCCTCCGCGGCCTCCACCCCCACATCTCGCCCAGCGTGTACGAGATGGCGGCGCTGACCCAGGACCTGGACACGCAGACGATCACGACCAAGATCAAGGAGGCGTTGCTCGCCAACAACATCGGGCAGAAGATATTCGGCGAGGCCGTGCTCGGGTTGTCGCAGGGCTCCGTGAGCGAGTTGCTGAGCAAGCCGAAGCCGTGGCACATGCTGAGCATAAAGGGACGGGAACCGTTCATCAGGATGCAATTATGGTTATCCGACGCTCACAACGTCGACCGGTTACAGGCGCTGAAGAACGAGCGCAGGGAGGCGAACAAGAGGCGGCGCAGCAGCGGCCCGGGCCACGACAACAGCTCGGACACGTCGAGCAACGACACGGCCGAGTTCTACCACGCGGCGTCGCCCGGCCCGGGGCCGGCCTCCGCCAAGAAGCAGCGGGTCCTCTTCTCCGAGGAGCAAAAGGAGGCCCTCAGGCTGGCGTTCGCCCTCGACCCCTACCCCAACGTGGCGACGATCGAGTTCCTCGCCGGCGAGCTCGCCCTCTCCTCCAGGACGATAACCAACTGGTTTCACAACCATCGGATGAGACTGAAACAGCAGACGCCCCACGGCCAGCCGGAGCCCAGCCAGTCGCCGAGGGAGCCCGGCCAGCCGTTCGACCCTGTCCAGTTCAGAGTATTATTAAACCAAAGACTGTTCGAGATCCAGAAGGAGAGGCTGGGCCTGGGCAACGTCCCCCTACCCTACACCCCCTACTTCAACCCCAACCTGGCCGCCTTGGTGGGGAACGCGCTGAAGGAGCAGTGCTCGGGCCTCGACCTGTCCATGAACGCTTTGAAGAGGGAGCCGAACCAAGAGTTCGAGGACGAGGATGCGGAGGACGCGATGAGCAACCTCGGCAGCGAGGACTCGGAGGGGTCGGCGGGCAGCATAAAGCGGGAGCCGGCGGAGACGCCCACCGCGCCCACCACGGTCAGATCGAACAGGAGGAAACCTGCGGCGCCCCAGTGGGTGAACCCCGAGTGGCAGGAGCCGACCAGGGGGGCGGGGGACGAGGTGATCATAAACGGTGTCTGCGTGATGCAAACCGACGACTACGGGGTGAAGAGGGAGGCGGAGGAGACGATCAGGGTGGAGCCCACCCCTGTCCAGGACAGATACGAGGAGGACGCGCAGAGCGACGTGTCCTCCGTCTCGGGAAACAACGGCCAGGACCGGGACAGCCCTTTGCCGAGCCCCAAGTCCGGCCAGAACAGCCCGGTCGCGTCGCCCAGGCCGCCCTCCACGCACCAGTCCGCGCACCAGTCCACCGAGGGCAGCCCCAAGGAGAGCGTGGTGAAACACGAGCCGGAAGAAACGTGGGATTATTAA